The Francisella salimarina genome has a segment encoding these proteins:
- a CDS encoding phosphomannomutase produces the protein MRLFREICVEKVVIKDVINSSGVKFGTSGVRGLVVAMTDKICWLYTKAFIQFLEQKYSITKGSEVAIAHDLRDSSPRITKAVIKAVKDSGYEPVYCGEIPSPAVMLYGITNQIPSVMVTGSHIPEDRNGIKFNTPYGEVLKEDEEMIVSQVITVNDNTFDKNGMFLQKVELPKICNQAHVQYVDRYLDFFPRNCLSGKTIGLYEHSSVGRKIVKEILEKLGAKVILLGFSERFVSVDTEAIRQEDVKLAKQWANEYEIDSIVSTDGDADRPLVSDEYGNWLKGDILGVLTAKYLQADVIATPVSSNTVAEKIGYFNNVIRTKIGSPYVIAAMNELLTNNQNAVAGYEANGGFLLASDISRNGKVLKALATRDAVIPMLAVMMLSINANKTVSELLFDLPSRYTASSKIDDFATEKSQEILKSILAGESDLLDKVISTHFDGKNSIENIDTTDGVRVTMTNQDIVHLRPSGNAPELRCYTEATTEESAKKLNQCCVDLIQDI, from the coding sequence ATGAGATTATTTCGGGAGATTTGTGTGGAAAAAGTAGTTATAAAAGATGTTATTAATTCTAGTGGAGTGAAGTTCGGTACTAGTGGGGTTAGAGGCTTGGTTGTAGCAATGACTGATAAAATTTGTTGGCTATATACTAAGGCTTTTATTCAGTTTTTGGAGCAGAAGTACTCAATAACCAAAGGTTCAGAGGTTGCTATAGCTCATGATCTGCGTGATAGTAGTCCTAGGATAACTAAGGCTGTGATTAAGGCAGTCAAAGATAGTGGCTATGAACCAGTGTACTGTGGAGAGATCCCATCTCCAGCTGTGATGCTATATGGTATAACTAATCAAATACCATCAGTTATGGTTACAGGTAGTCATATCCCAGAAGATAGAAATGGTATCAAGTTTAATACTCCTTATGGCGAAGTTCTCAAAGAAGATGAGGAAATGATTGTCAGCCAAGTGATTACGGTTAATGATAATACTTTTGATAAAAATGGGATGTTTTTGCAAAAAGTAGAACTACCAAAAATCTGTAATCAAGCACATGTACAGTATGTGGATAGATATTTAGATTTCTTCCCGCGAAATTGCTTGTCGGGTAAGACTATTGGATTGTATGAGCATTCGTCTGTAGGGCGTAAGATAGTCAAAGAAATTCTTGAAAAGCTAGGTGCTAAGGTTATCTTACTAGGATTCTCAGAGAGATTTGTATCAGTAGATACCGAAGCAATTCGTCAAGAAGATGTGAAGCTTGCAAAACAGTGGGCTAATGAGTATGAAATTGATAGTATTGTATCAACAGATGGCGATGCTGATAGGCCTCTGGTTAGTGATGAGTATGGTAACTGGTTAAAAGGCGATATTTTAGGTGTATTGACAGCTAAATATCTTCAAGCTGATGTTATTGCGACACCAGTAAGTAGTAATACTGTAGCAGAAAAGATAGGTTATTTTAATAATGTGATTAGAACTAAGATAGGCTCACCGTATGTAATTGCTGCAATGAATGAGCTACTTACTAATAATCAAAATGCTGTAGCTGGATATGAAGCAAATGGTGGATTTCTATTAGCTAGTGATATATCAAGAAATGGCAAAGTACTAAAAGCATTAGCTACAAGAGATGCTGTGATACCTATGCTTGCTGTGATGATGCTATCTATTAATGCTAATAAAACAGTTTCAGAACTTTTATTTGATTTACCATCTCGATATACAGCAAGTAGTAAGATTGATGATTTTGCCACTGAAAAAAGCCAAGAAATCCTGAAATCAATATTAGCTGGCGAGTCAGATCTTTTAGATAAGGTTATATCTACTCATTTCGATGGTAAAAACAGCATTGAAAATATCGATACTACAGATGGTGTTAGAGTAACTATGACAAATCAAGATATTGTCCATCTTAGGCCGTCAGGTAATGCCCCAGAGTTAAGGTGCTATACAGAGGCCACTACTGAAGAGTCAGCTAAGAAACTTAATCAATGTTGTGTTGATTTGATCCAAGACATATAA
- a CDS encoding glycosyltransferase family 2 protein codes for MKVSIITVCYNSAETIEKTIQSVISQSYQDIEYIIVDGGSYDGTSDILAKYQSKLSKVVSESDDGIYDAMNKGIALATGDIIGILNSDDCYSNSDVIDNIVSTFRQNDKDMLFADLKFVNDNGKILRYYSAKRFTPNRLKFGIMPPHPTLFVKKAIYQKYGVYRLDFKIAADYEIFVRFLLVNRLSYTYLNKCIINMLVGGVSTSNLQSKKIINQETIKALELNGIKANYLCISTKYVTKILEILKGRLLNYYKKN; via the coding sequence TTGAAAGTATCGATAATTACAGTTTGTTACAATTCTGCAGAGACTATTGAAAAGACAATTCAGTCAGTAATTTCACAAAGCTATCAGGATATTGAATATATAATAGTTGATGGTGGTAGTTATGATGGCACTTCGGATATATTAGCAAAGTATCAGTCTAAACTATCAAAAGTGGTGAGCGAATCAGATGATGGTATCTATGATGCTATGAATAAAGGTATCGCTTTAGCAACTGGGGATATCATTGGTATTTTAAATAGTGATGATTGCTATAGTAATAGTGATGTTATAGACAATATTGTGAGCACGTTTAGGCAGAATGATAAAGATATGCTTTTTGCAGATTTGAAATTTGTTAATGATAATGGCAAGATCCTGCGCTATTACTCAGCTAAGCGTTTTACTCCAAATAGATTGAAGTTTGGAATTATGCCACCGCATCCGACACTTTTTGTCAAAAAAGCTATTTATCAGAAATATGGAGTCTACCGTTTAGATTTTAAGATTGCTGCAGATTATGAGATTTTTGTGAGATTCTTGCTTGTAAATAGACTTTCGTATACATATTTAAATAAATGTATAATTAATATGTTGGTAGGTGGGGTTAGTACTAGTAATTTGCAGAGTAAAAAAATTATTAACCAAGAAACGATTAAAGCTCTAGAGCTAAATGGTATCAAGGCAAATTATTTGTGTATTTCGACTAAGTATGTCACCAAAATACTAGAAATACTGAAAGGTCGACTGTTAAACTATTATAAGAAAAACTAA
- a CDS encoding glycosyltransferase family 4 protein codes for MKILIVHNRYQSNNIGGEDIVYDNELKSLRELHGEDNVLAYQVSNDDISKFSLLFGIWFSRKHYRNIKKIVRDNNIDIVHVHNFFPLLTPSVFKAAKKSGAKVVHTLHNYRLWCISGILYRDGFGACELCTKSKLPIFGIKNKCYRKSRLQSLVAQVAFSFYKLFKMFKNIDYYFVLTDFQRQKVKELGISNHKIILKPNSISLAVDQHTQKIKQNYIYVGRLEESKGIFELLDTWRSLDDKFVLTVVGNSPDSDEIINKYSSKNIVFKGKCTREETLSLISQSKYLIQPALLYETFGLTIIEAMSFGVPVIGFDIGTRRDFIKNRENGFITTKNDLQRTIQNSYDYSNYELMSQNAKNTAKQYQNDYIIAKQLEIYKNILEG; via the coding sequence ATGAAAATTTTGATTGTCCATAACCGCTATCAGTCAAATAATATTGGTGGCGAAGATATAGTTTATGATAATGAGTTAAAGTCTTTGCGAGAATTACATGGCGAAGATAATGTTTTGGCATATCAGGTTTCTAATGATGATATTAGCAAATTTAGCTTATTATTTGGGATATGGTTTTCACGCAAGCATTATCGAAATATTAAAAAGATAGTTAGAGACAACAATATTGATATAGTCCATGTGCATAATTTTTTTCCTTTGTTGACACCAAGTGTTTTTAAGGCTGCAAAAAAATCTGGTGCTAAAGTGGTACATACACTTCACAATTACAGACTATGGTGTATATCTGGTATTCTGTATAGAGATGGCTTTGGTGCATGTGAACTATGTACCAAAAGTAAGTTACCTATTTTTGGTATAAAAAATAAGTGCTACAGGAAATCGCGATTACAAAGCTTAGTTGCTCAGGTCGCATTTAGTTTTTATAAGCTCTTCAAAATGTTTAAGAATATTGATTATTATTTCGTGTTGACTGATTTTCAAAGGCAAAAGGTCAAAGAACTTGGTATTTCAAACCATAAAATTATCCTCAAACCAAATAGTATCTCTTTGGCTGTAGATCAGCATACTCAAAAGATTAAACAAAACTATATTTATGTAGGTAGGCTTGAAGAATCCAAAGGCATATTTGAGCTTTTAGATACATGGAGATCTCTAGATGATAAGTTTGTGTTGACAGTGGTTGGCAATAGTCCCGATAGTGATGAGATAATTAATAAATACTCATCTAAAAATATTGTTTTTAAGGGGAAATGTACTAGGGAAGAGACGCTATCTTTGATTTCACAATCGAAGTATCTAATCCAACCAGCGCTACTGTATGAAACATTTGGCTTGACGATAATAGAGGCTATGAGTTTTGGCGTTCCTGTTATTGGTTTTGATATTGGTACGCGTAGAGATTTTATCAAAAATAGAGAAAATGGCTTCATAACTACAAAAAATGACTTACAAAGAACTATACAAAACTCTTACGACTATAGTAACTATGAGCTAATGAGTCAAAATGCAAAAAATACTGCAAAGCAATATCAAAATGACTATATAATAGCTAAGCAGTTAGAGATTTATAAAAATATTTTAGAAGGTTGA
- a CDS encoding glycosyltransferase, which translates to MYDYVIVTHIPAFYKVNLYNQLAKKLNIFVVFLASNTNEKRADDFVGLDNVSFEYQVLFSGNLQQRNSSANIKRLRSILKSIQYKRMLVSGWDLREFWYVIFANRKNKNFLALESTINESKTTGIQALIKKIFLSRVSTVFASGTLHRELLLKLGYRGDIKITKGVGIINKPSFNKEVREYHKKFLYVGRLSAIKNLERLVQVFNSLKDYSLTIIGEGEQREYLQKIANDNIVFKSAIENKKLKNEFLSHDVFVLPSLVEPWGLVVEEAFYFGLPVIISQNCGARDIVKDNINGYWIDPQNIDGLISLIRAINSDKYHELITGVEKFSLNAKDIEQIEAYL; encoded by the coding sequence ATGTATGATTATGTCATAGTCACTCACATCCCAGCTTTTTATAAGGTTAACTTGTATAATCAGTTAGCTAAGAAGCTAAATATCTTTGTTGTTTTCTTAGCCTCGAATACAAATGAAAAAAGAGCAGATGATTTTGTTGGTTTAGATAATGTATCTTTTGAGTATCAGGTTTTATTCTCAGGCAACTTACAACAGCGAAACTCTTCAGCAAATATCAAAAGATTAAGAAGTATTTTAAAAAGTATTCAATATAAAAGAATGTTAGTAAGTGGTTGGGATTTGCGTGAGTTTTGGTATGTTATATTTGCTAATCGTAAAAACAAAAATTTTCTAGCTCTTGAGTCAACTATTAATGAAAGTAAGACTACAGGAATACAAGCATTAATAAAAAAAATATTTCTATCGCGAGTATCTACAGTTTTTGCATCTGGTACTCTTCATCGAGAGTTATTACTAAAACTTGGATATCGTGGCGATATAAAAATTACCAAAGGTGTTGGTATTATCAATAAACCAAGCTTTAATAAGGAAGTAAGAGAGTATCACAAAAAGTTTCTTTATGTTGGGAGGTTATCAGCGATTAAAAATTTAGAGAGATTAGTTCAGGTATTTAATAGTCTAAAAGATTATAGTCTGACCATAATCGGAGAGGGCGAGCAGAGAGAGTATTTACAAAAAATCGCTAATGATAACATTGTGTTTAAATCAGCTATTGAGAATAAGAAACTTAAAAATGAATTTCTTAGTCATGATGTTTTTGTGCTACCTAGCCTGGTTGAACCATGGGGATTAGTAGTTGAAGAGGCGTTTTATTTCGGTTTGCCTGTGATTATTAGCCAAAACTGTGGAGCTAGAGATATTGTCAAAGATAATATAAATGGTTATTGGATAGACCCACAAAATATTGATGGACTAATTTCATTAATCCGAGCAATTAACTCAGATAAATATCATGAGCTTATCACTGGTGTGGAGAAATTCTCTCTAAATGCAAAGGATATTGAGCAAATTGAGGCTTATTTATGA
- a CDS encoding glycosyltransferase family 2 protein: MSNSQIQKANYPLVTVITVVYNAKELLEETILSVLNQTYLNIEYIIVDGGSTDGTLDVIKKYQDKITKYISEPDQGIYDAMNKGIALAKGQWFNFMNAGDSFYSNDVLQEVFENKFSQDTAVIYGNTNIGHKILKYKSELNLRDMALGMMLCHQSTFYRLDKAIKYNLKYKICADQDFTMQYFKLGKKSKYLDMTISKYDLDGISSQNLNKILKEKFQINKSYNLSYLPVIKSYIISLLVKLRSYFRGY, translated from the coding sequence TTGTCAAATTCTCAAATTCAAAAAGCTAATTATCCTTTGGTTACAGTTATAACAGTTGTATATAATGCCAAAGAACTTTTAGAAGAGACTATTTTGAGTGTATTAAACCAGACATATTTAAATATTGAGTACATTATAGTTGATGGTGGTTCTACTGATGGAACGCTTGATGTTATTAAAAAATATCAAGATAAAATTACTAAGTATATCAGTGAGCCAGATCAAGGTATTTACGATGCTATGAACAAAGGTATTGCACTAGCTAAAGGGCAATGGTTTAACTTTATGAATGCAGGAGATAGCTTTTATTCTAATGATGTTTTACAGGAGGTATTTGAGAACAAATTTTCTCAAGATACTGCTGTCATTTATGGAAATACTAATATTGGTCATAAAATTCTAAAATACAAATCTGAACTAAATTTGAGAGATATGGCGCTAGGAATGATGTTGTGCCATCAATCTACTTTTTATAGGTTAGATAAAGCAATAAAATACAATCTTAAATACAAGATATGTGCAGATCAAGATTTTACAATGCAGTACTTTAAGCTTGGTAAAAAATCGAAATATCTAGATATGACTATTTCTAAGTATGATCTTGATGGTATATCATCACAAAACTTGAATAAGATTCTCAAAGAAAAATTTCAAATAAATAAATCTTATAATCTTTCGTATCTGCCTGTAATCAAGAGTTATATTATTTCGCTGTTAGTTAAGCTACGCAGTTACTTTAGGGGTTACTAA
- a CDS encoding glycosyltransferase produces the protein MKFSIVTVSYNSEKYIEETILSVITQRGDFDIEYILVDGKSKDSTCDIIQKYVDKHKKGELDIFCNSLDIKFICEKDDGMYDALSKGLSIVTGDIVAYINSDDFYLPNAFKAIAAEMKKHGEKAQWINAKNTWYNKDGIIENSMLPLVPSRKRILKGIHGTSLPSIQQESTFWTKSLQDKMDMKKFAEYKLAGDFFMWHEFAKHANLHICNSNVSGFRHHETNKSNDLSGYMNEFYDIVGGKPRKNIFDLWHIFIYKFYVKYTSDNMIRRHNEYVRIFRHIGYKLSEKLGKKSH, from the coding sequence ATGAAATTTTCTATAGTAACAGTATCATACAATTCTGAGAAATATATTGAAGAGACTATCTTGAGTGTAATCACTCAAAGAGGTGACTTTGATATTGAATATATTCTAGTAGATGGTAAGTCAAAAGATAGCACTTGTGATATTATCCAAAAGTATGTAGATAAGCATAAGAAAGGCGAATTAGACATATTTTGTAATAGTCTTGATATCAAGTTTATATGTGAGAAAGATGATGGCATGTATGATGCTTTATCAAAGGGATTATCGATAGTAACTGGTGATATAGTTGCTTATATAAACTCAGATGATTTTTATCTACCAAATGCCTTTAAAGCGATAGCTGCTGAGATGAAAAAACACGGTGAAAAAGCACAGTGGATAAATGCTAAAAATACCTGGTACAACAAGGATGGTATTATTGAAAACTCTATGCTGCCTCTAGTACCATCAAGAAAGAGAATACTAAAAGGTATCCATGGTACGAGTTTGCCATCGATACAACAAGAGTCAACTTTCTGGACAAAATCATTACAAGATAAAATGGATATGAAAAAGTTTGCTGAGTATAAACTAGCCGGTGACTTTTTTATGTGGCACGAGTTTGCAAAACATGCAAATTTACATATATGTAATAGTAATGTTTCGGGCTTTAGACATCATGAAACTAACAAAAGCAATGATCTAAGCGGTTATATGAATGAGTTTTATGATATTGTTGGCGGCAAGCCAAGAAAGAATATTTTTGATCTGTGGCATATTTTTATATATAAGTTTTATGTTAAATATACTTCAGATAATATGATTAGAAGACACAATGAGTATGTTAGAATATTCAGACATATAGGCTACAAGCTTAGTGAAAAACTAGGTAAGAAAAGTCACTAA